The following is a genomic window from Bacteroidia bacterium.
ACCGTGTATTTCATAAGCGCCGATGCACACGGGTCGCTCTACTTCGGTACCAACAACGGAATCAGCGTGCTGCCGGCCGCTTCCATCGACTACCTCGTGAATGATGGCACGATGCGATACGGCGGCGGCATAGATCCGGCCATCGTGAAATCCATACTGCGCTCGCAGGCGCTGCATACACTGAACACACGCACCGGTCTCGCCGGGGACGAAATGAATTCCGGGGCCGTGTTTCGCGACACCAACGGCCGCATGTGGTTCGGTGCCATGGGAGGTCTCTCCTGCTTTCAGCCGCAGAAACCACCCAGATTGACAAGCTGGAGCTACCCTGACTGCCGCGAAGCAGCCGCGTCGCGCGTCGCGCAACGCATCTGGATAGTCGAAGTGCAGATCAACGATACGCTCAGCGACCGGCGAGGAAGCATCACACTCGGGCCCAACGATCGCGTGCTCCGCGTCCGCGTTCTGACGCCCGCCTTTCGCAATCCGGGGAGTGTGCGTTTCCTGTACAAACTCGAGGGCCTCGATTACACCTGGCACTCATCCAGTGACGGAGAGATACTCTTCACGGCGATACCGTCTGGCGACTACCGTCTGCTGCTCCGCGCGAACGTCGGTGAAGGACACTGGACGCCGGAGCATGTACTGTTGACGCTTTCCGTCAAGCCGCCTTTCTCCGAAACAGTCTGGTTCTGGCTTCTGCTCCTGCTGCTCGCAAGCGGCCTGGGCGCGGGGATGATGCACTGGCGTTCCCGCAAACAGCTGGAGATGGAAAGGATGCGCATCCGCATTGCATCCGATCTGCACGACGACATCGGCGCATCGCTCGGTACCATCTCGTTGCTGAGCGATCTCGAAAAGAGGCGCGGGGATGCCGACACCAGTGGAAATCTGAGCACCATCGGAATCCTTGCGCGACGCTGTGTGCAGGACATGAGCGACATCGTGTGGTCGGTGAATCCCGCACACGACAGCATGGCGGGTTTTGCCGAACGCCTGCGTGCGACAGCCGATGAACTCTCGAACGCCAGCGGCATCCCTGTCTCAACGGAAACGATGGGAATCCGACCTGATATCCGTCTCGATGCATCCGCACGTCGCGCGCTCATGTTGATCGCGAAGGAAGCGCTGTACAACGCGGTGCGCCATTCCGGGGCAAAGCACATCGCCGTCACTGTGAAAAAACAGCGGCAGCATTGGACTCTCAGCGTGACCGACGACGGGCATGGCTTCGATCCCGCTGCGCAACGGTCAGGGAATGGCTTACGCAATATCGAACGGCGCGCACATGCCGTCGGATGGGAATTCGCGATCGCATCTTCTCCTGTCGGTACAACATTGACTCTGCATTTCGTACTCTAATACCGGAATTCCTATGACACTCGACTCCATCCGCGAACACTTTCCGTATCTGAAATCCGGACGCATCTACTTGAATCATGCGGCGACATCCCCCTGGTCTTCCACCATGGAGCAGGAAGTCCTGCGTTTCATTGATCTGCGCGCCCGCGGCGATATAGAGATCTATCCTGAAACGATGCACATCATTACCGAAACCCGCGCATGGGTGGCGGAAATGATCGGCTGCGACGCAGGGGATCTCAGCTTCGCGCTGAATACCTCCGAGGGACTGAACATCCTTGCCGCGGGGCTCGACTGGAAGCACGGAGATCATATCGTCCTCGTGGATCAGGAATTCCCCGCGAACATTTATCCCTTTCTGAATCTCCGGCGTCATGGTGTTGACGTCAGTATAGTGGCGCAACGGAACGGCAGCGTCGCACTCGAGGACATCGAGGCCGCGATGACAGCGCGTACGCGCCTCGTCGCGGTGAGCTGGGTACAGTTTCTTTCCGGCTCCGTCATCGATCTGGCGCAGCTCCGGGCGCTGTGCGAGCGCCGGGGCGCCCTGCTGAGCGTGGACGCGATTCAGGGTATCGGAGCGATACGTCTCGATCTTCGGACGACACCGGTGGACTTTCTCTCGGCCGGCGTACAGAAATGGCAGATGGGTCCGCAGGGTGTGGGCATCGTGTACACTTCGGCGCGGGTACGGGACATGCTTCAGCAGGCGGTTGTGGGATGGATCAACGTCAAAAACGCCTGGGATTTCTTCGACTACACGCTCGACCTGCTGGATGACGCACGCCGATACGAAAGCGGGACGTACAACTCCATCGGCATCACCGGATATCGCGGCGCGTTGCGCTTGTTCCGTGAGGTCGGACATCATCGGGTGGAAGAACTGGTGCGGGCCAACGCGACGCATGCCTGGCAACGCGCCAGGGAAATGGGTCTCGGGCTCATCACGCCGGAGGAGCCATCACGGCGCGCAGGCATTGTCACCTTCCGGCTTCCGGACGCGGATCGCATACAGCAGCAACTTCAGCAGCGCGGGATCACCGTATCCGCCCGCGTCGGACACCTCCGCGTATCGCCGCATTTTTATAACACCACGGAGGAAATAGACGCATGCTTCGACGCGATCACTGCGTTGATGTGACGCACCGGTCGCAAAGGGAAATGGGTCCGCGGATATCACGGATTGAAGCGGATTCTCGTGGAGGAAGGGTTGAGGGAGATGTAGCAAAAGATTTCCGGTATCAGGCCCCGAACAGTTCCTCCGTGCATATCCACATTCCATCCCTGAAATCTGTGCACCAACGCGGAGCGGATCACCACGATATGTATGGATTGTCACGGATTGATTTTTCGAGACGTTACCCGCGATCGGTCATCCGGCTCTCACACAGGCTTGGCGGATGTGAGCACGTATAGCGGAATTTCTGCCGGACATCCGATGCGATACGGAAACCAGTGTCCGGCCCCCGCCGAAACGAACAACTTCGCGCCATCCTTTTCATACAGACCCCACATATATTTCTCCGGATTGAGTGCGTACAGCACGCTGCGACCGTTGAAGCCGATTTGTCCGCCGTGCGTGTGGCCGGCGAGCGTCAATTCCACGCCCCGTTTCGCGGCGGCATCGAACGCCATCGGGCGATGCGTCATCAGCACTCTGAACGCGCCATCGCCCGCATCGCGCAACGCCGCGTCAATCGAGCGCTCAAAGAACTGCGCGGGCATGCGG
Proteins encoded in this region:
- a CDS encoding aminotransferase class V-fold PLP-dependent enzyme — translated: MTLDSIREHFPYLKSGRIYLNHAATSPWSSTMEQEVLRFIDLRARGDIEIYPETMHIITETRAWVAEMIGCDAGDLSFALNTSEGLNILAAGLDWKHGDHIVLVDQEFPANIYPFLNLRRHGVDVSIVAQRNGSVALEDIEAAMTARTRLVAVSWVQFLSGSVIDLAQLRALCERRGALLSVDAIQGIGAIRLDLRTTPVDFLSAGVQKWQMGPQGVGIVYTSARVRDMLQQAVVGWINVKNAWDFFDYTLDLLDDARRYESGTYNSIGITGYRGALRLFREVGHHRVEELVRANATHAWQRAREMGLGLITPEEPSRRAGIVTFRLPDADRIQQQLQQRGITVSARVGHLRVSPHFYNTTEEIDACFDAITALM